A section of the Thermoflexus hugenholtzii JAD2 genome encodes:
- a CDS encoding polyprenol monophosphomannose synthase has protein sequence MRSLVIIPTYNERENIEALLRAILSLPLDLEVVVVDDHSPDGTGEIVDRMAAADPRIHVIHRPAKLGLGTAYVAGFRFGRARGYDRLLTMDADFSHNPAHLPDLLARSQEADLVIGSRYVPGGEVIDSPWYRRLLSRGANGFARLMLGLTPRDVTAGFRCYRPQVLEAIAPETIRAEGYAFLIEITYRAQRAGFRIAEVPIRFRDRRYGRSKISRREIWRALGTVLRLARDRIAG, from the coding sequence GTGCGCAGTCTGGTGATCATCCCCACCTATAACGAACGGGAGAACATTGAGGCCCTCCTCCGGGCCATCCTGAGCCTCCCCCTGGACCTGGAGGTGGTGGTCGTGGACGATCATTCCCCCGACGGGACGGGGGAGATTGTGGACCGGATGGCCGCGGCGGATCCACGGATCCACGTTATTCATCGGCCGGCCAAGCTGGGCTTAGGGACCGCTTACGTGGCCGGGTTCCGCTTCGGCCGGGCCCGGGGCTACGACCGTCTCCTCACCATGGACGCGGACTTCTCCCACAATCCGGCCCACCTGCCCGATCTCCTCGCCAGAAGCCAGGAGGCGGACCTGGTGATCGGATCCCGTTACGTCCCCGGCGGGGAGGTGATCGACAGCCCCTGGTATCGCCGGCTGCTGAGCCGAGGGGCCAACGGGTTCGCCCGCCTCATGCTGGGGCTGACCCCCCGCGACGTCACCGCCGGCTTCCGCTGCTATCGCCCCCAGGTCCTGGAGGCCATCGCCCCGGAGACCATCCGCGCGGAGGGTTACGCTTTCCTCATTGAGATCACCTACCGGGCGCAGCGGGCCGGCTTTCGCATCGCCGAGGTGCCCATCCGCTTCCGGGACCGCCGCTACGGGCGGTCCAAGATCTCCCGGCGGGAGATCTGGCGGGCCCTGGGCACCGTCCTCCGGCTCGCCCGCGACCGGATCGCCGGATGA
- a CDS encoding class I SAM-dependent methyltransferase has protein sequence MEFVACNLCGSSRARLRFPSTLARRRSRAPDFRCTSDGYGIHPPIVQCLECGLVYTNPRYETAEITETYRAMEDPLYVLEREGRVLTFERHLRPIEQLLGPGRGRRLLDVGCHVGVFLEIAQAHGWEAWGVEPSRWAVEVARSRGLRVVEGTLREAAFPEAWFDVVTMWDVIEHLSDPMGELREIHRILKPGGWVVIHTMDIESPFARLLGPRWPWLMEMHLYYFSRRTLQHMLERAGFRFHHAAAEGRYLRLGYLATRVRALFPTLGALLSRLVRAARLECLPVYINLGDLFTAYACKPE, from the coding sequence ATGGAGTTCGTGGCCTGCAACCTCTGCGGCTCCTCCCGGGCCCGCCTGCGGTTCCCCAGCACCCTGGCCCGCCGGCGAAGCCGGGCCCCGGACTTCCGGTGCACCAGCGATGGCTACGGCATCCATCCGCCCATCGTGCAATGCCTGGAGTGCGGACTGGTCTACACCAACCCCCGCTATGAGACGGCGGAGATCACGGAAACCTATCGGGCGATGGAGGACCCGCTGTATGTCTTAGAACGGGAGGGACGGGTGCTGACCTTCGAGCGGCACCTCCGGCCCATCGAGCAGCTTCTCGGACCCGGCCGGGGCCGACGGCTGCTGGACGTGGGTTGCCACGTCGGCGTGTTCCTGGAGATCGCCCAGGCCCACGGCTGGGAGGCCTGGGGGGTGGAGCCCTCCCGATGGGCGGTGGAGGTCGCCCGCTCCCGGGGGCTACGGGTGGTGGAAGGCACCCTCCGGGAGGCCGCTTTCCCGGAGGCCTGGTTCGACGTGGTCACTATGTGGGACGTCATCGAGCACCTCAGCGATCCGATGGGAGAGCTACGGGAGATCCATCGCATCCTGAAGCCGGGGGGCTGGGTGGTGATCCATACGATGGACATCGAGAGCCCCTTCGCCCGGTTGCTGGGCCCGCGGTGGCCCTGGCTGATGGAGATGCACCTTTACTACTTCTCCCGGCGCACCCTGCAGCACATGCTGGAGCGAGCCGGGTTTCGCTTCCATCACGCCGCCGCCGAGGGCCGCTACCTGCGCCTGGGCTACCTCGCCACCCGGGTCCGCGCCCTCTTCCCAACCCTGGGCGCGCTGCTGAGCCGGCTGGTCCGGGCCGCGCGGCTGGAATGCCTGCCGGTTTACATCAACCTGGGCGATCTCTTCACCGCCTATGCTTGCAAGCCGGAATAA